The Haloplasma contractile SSD-17B genome has a segment encoding these proteins:
- a CDS encoding aminotransferase class V-fold PLP-dependent enzyme encodes MEINFEFLRHQLIGNDVFCTTPYGKRLITYADYTASGKTLGFIERYLIDIQKVYANTHTDDSYTGKTMTDLLHKAEQKIKSCVGANKNHHIISVGSGSTGAITRLCKILGLYLTPGLKYNIDQHLKQNNNRYDADIIKNIFEKMTDSKPVIFVSPYEHHSNYLIWIESFAEVVEITLNNNGMFNYTDLEQKLQDPRYKNRIKIGSFSAASNITGIKTDVHKVAKIMHKNNGLAFFDYAASAPYVKININKDNDEHLDAVFISPHKFVGGPGSSGILIFNKNLYSNLIPPTVAAGGTVDFVSPYCYEFMKDVEAREKAGTPGILQTLKASLAFELKNEIGTERIEKIEKYYIQKVINRLRKHNNIDILGPLDPSKRIAILSFNIRHNNKKLHHKFVTTLLNDLFGIQSRAGCACAGPYGHRLLGITKETSMIIRDATKDGLHSLKPGFVRVNFHFLIEEYEVNFIISAIEFIASYGYLFLNRYSIDLKTGSWSYINAYKEPDSLVKQFGIHHSFDRLKKDVFEKSRPKKQELYKYYLTVANQESLKLKTEFKSNYKRFKKLPYESIRWFDFINQED; translated from the coding sequence GTGGAAATTAATTTTGAATTTTTACGTCATCAATTAATAGGTAATGATGTCTTTTGTACTACTCCATATGGTAAACGATTAATTACCTATGCAGACTATACTGCGTCCGGTAAAACACTAGGTTTCATAGAGCGTTATCTTATAGATATCCAAAAAGTCTATGCAAACACTCACACGGATGACAGCTACACTGGAAAAACAATGACTGACTTACTTCATAAAGCTGAACAAAAAATTAAATCATGTGTAGGTGCAAATAAAAATCACCATATTATTTCAGTAGGAAGTGGTAGTACTGGCGCTATTACAAGACTCTGTAAAATATTAGGATTATATTTAACACCAGGACTTAAGTACAATATTGATCAGCATTTAAAACAAAATAATAATCGATATGATGCCGATATCATTAAAAATATATTTGAAAAGATGACAGATTCAAAACCAGTTATATTTGTATCGCCATATGAACATCATTCAAATTATTTGATTTGGATTGAAAGTTTTGCTGAAGTAGTCGAAATAACACTAAATAACAACGGAATGTTTAACTACACTGATTTAGAACAAAAACTTCAGGATCCTAGGTACAAAAATAGAATTAAAATTGGTTCGTTTTCAGCTGCATCAAACATAACAGGTATAAAAACGGACGTTCATAAAGTAGCTAAAATAATGCACAAAAATAATGGGCTTGCCTTTTTTGACTATGCTGCAAGTGCACCTTATGTAAAGATAAACATAAATAAGGATAATGACGAACATTTAGATGCCGTCTTTATCTCACCTCATAAATTTGTCGGTGGACCTGGCTCAAGTGGCATTTTAATATTTAATAAAAATCTCTATAGCAATTTAATCCCGCCTACAGTAGCTGCAGGAGGAACTGTTGACTTTGTCAGTCCTTATTGTTACGAGTTTATGAAGGATGTAGAAGCAAGAGAAAAAGCAGGTACACCTGGGATTTTACAGACACTTAAGGCTTCACTAGCATTTGAATTAAAAAATGAAATTGGTACCGAGCGCATAGAAAAAATTGAAAAATACTATATACAAAAGGTAATTAATCGGTTAAGGAAGCATAATAACATTGATATTTTGGGTCCACTTGATCCGAGTAAACGAATCGCAATTCTGTCATTCAATATTAGACATAACAACAAAAAACTTCATCATAAATTTGTCACTACACTATTAAATGACCTATTTGGTATACAATCACGAGCCGGCTGCGCCTGCGCAGGGCCTTATGGCCATAGGTTGCTCGGTATTACGAAAGAGACCTCCATGATTATTCGAGATGCAACAAAAGACGGCCTTCATTCTCTCAAACCAGGATTTGTAAGAGTCAATTTTCACTTTTTAATAGAGGAATATGAGGTAAACTTTATTATTTCTGCCATTGAATTTATTGCCTCATACGGTTACTTATTCTTAAATCGCTACTCTATTGATTTAAAAACAGGTTCATGGTCTTACATAAACGCGTATAAAGAACCAGATTCATTAGTAAAACAATTCGGCATCCACCATAGTTTTGATAGACTAAAAAAAGATGTCTTTGAGAAATCTAGACCAAAAAAACAGGAATTATATAAATACTATCTAACAGTTGCCAATCAAGAATCATTGAAATTAAAAACTGAATTTAAATCTAATTATAAACGATTTAAAAAATTACCTTATGAATCCATACGCTGGTTTGATTTTATAAACCAAGAAGATTAA
- a CDS encoding GNAT family N-acetyltransferase, with translation MLYEYNTFYTREEVNQNNKLKSNENNQYFLGDCLVERKIETERLVIQNSTKSDLSGLVDVYMSCDYMQEFTGQEHKPEDVKENLTNGDVPPGGHKEFYFSKTIVERETNRIIGYFEYYLGYPDHQTLWISSLLIHKEAQHKGYGTEFFQKFIKEINKDYLHEVGIGVYKRNKIALAYWKKCGFSKDPSYNLTQDILKLIYPL, from the coding sequence ATGCTTTATGAGTACAATACATTTTATACAAGGGAAGAAGTAAATCAAAATAACAAATTAAAGAGTAACGAAAACAATCAGTATTTTTTAGGTGATTGCCTGGTTGAAAGAAAGATTGAAACAGAGCGTTTAGTAATTCAAAATTCTACGAAAAGTGATTTATCTGGTTTAGTGGATGTTTATATGTCCTGTGATTATATGCAAGAATTTACGGGTCAAGAACATAAACCAGAAGATGTCAAAGAAAATTTGACAAATGGGGATGTACCTCCTGGTGGACATAAAGAATTCTACTTCTCAAAAACCATTGTTGAAAGAGAAACTAATCGGATTATTGGCTATTTTGAATACTATCTTGGGTATCCAGATCACCAGACATTATGGATATCATCACTCTTAATTCATAAAGAAGCTCAACATAAAGGGTATGGCACTGAATTTTTTCAAAAGTTTATAAAAGAGATTAATAAAGACTATTTGCATGAGGTTGGCATTGGTGTCTATAAACGAAATAAAATTGCTTTAGCATACTGGAAGAAGTGTGGCTTTTCAAAGGATCCATCCTATAACTTAACACAAGATATTTTAAAATTAATTTATCCATTATAG